ATAATAGTCACCTAgaagagaaaaaattatttgaCTAACATTGAGTCTAAGAATACATATTGAAgttattatcaaatttttaaaatattttattttaataaatacacaataaataagttaaaattttaaattttatatattttttaaaaaaatataattagtaaTCTTGTTAACCAACTTTCTTAGTAGATGTATTTTTCCAACTGAATTGTTGTGAaattatctatttaaatttttctatttaattattcacttatcataaaattttttaaattaaatacatatattgaACCATccagatattttttttttctatttatctatatatttatatataattagaaTTGTTGTATTGCTTGAGAATTTCTTTGTTTACACTTgtttaatgataataatttcaatagaagaaaattattttatttgtctataTTGTTATTAGGTTATTtattttgatgatgatgatatgtACTCGTTTTCTttatctatattattattaggtTATTATGATGATTATATGTACTCATTTTCTAGTACAATGTTtcaaaaagtaataaaaaaataatttctagtaaaaaattttcaaaaaaactaTTTGtctaatatattaaatttaaatttttaaatttttaaataaacttcCGATatcatttattttgtttgagAGTGGTTAAATTATGTTGTCCTCTTAAAAtgaatttatttttgtaataattatatttaacaagataaattaaaattatttgtaaTGAGCACGTTAGAATATAATACATTTGATAATagtatttgataaatttttaattaatatctaaCACGATTAAATAAACTTAAGAGTacaaacttattttattttagtaatcaTGATTGTAGGACAAATTTCAAGGCGTTGCTCCTCGCTATCCCTCTGATCCCATTCCCATGGAGACCATCTATCTGATCCCATCCCGTGGAGACGCTTGCTCCTCGCTATCCCTCTGATCCATCCCCATGGAGACCATAGTCCCGAGTATTTCTATGTTTTAGTAATCACTACTACGCTCCATTTgtttaagaaattaaaaaatacatatttgattgcatattcattgcagaagaaataaaaataaaacctaataaaatcaacaaaaagttagtctgaacaaaaaaaaaagaataatttaaactaatattcaaatccattAAATCATGCTGAAATTGCAATGAGAATTTTTGTTATAGTATATTTATACTTGTATAATACAAATGTCATATCACTGTAGCATTCAACCATCCAAAGTTACGCATACAACTTCCAATTACAGAGAAAACAATAAAGCATCAATCATACAAGGTCACAGGCTATGCCATGTCTAAAATATTCGTAGGTTAAGAAAATCCAGCTCGCACCAATCTAGAAAAAGATGTAATCTGTTCTCTCCAAGCAGGACGAGCAACACAAAATTACTCCATGGTCCATGCAGTAATCAACCTGTTCTCATGATTATGTGAACTCCACTATCAGTATCCACTATGTCGCTTATCTCACCAACTTTCAGAGCGTAAGTTGCTTCTTCAAAAGGCTTCTGCATCTGGCCACGGCCAAAAGGACCTGCTTCCAAGAAACCGATTGATTCTCTCAGATTTGCAAAATTAGATACAAATGCAAATATTGACAGAAGGATCCAAGTCTAAAACATGGAAATAGAAGATGGTCAGAGGGATGGGGATATGCAAAATATGCAatcatgaaaaattgaaaactgGTAACAATAACTACCGCATAATACATACTTGACAAATTTATGCAATTTAAAGATCATTCAACCACAGGCTTTGTAAATTGAATTCTAGCAATATATGTTTTCAGATATAAACTCTTTTAGTCTGTGTTCTGTACAATGACAAGAAatcatatcataatcacacttTGTAGAGATTAGAGAACAACAACAGCTTAGCTTTATTCCATTATGTGGGTTTGATATGCCCCATGTAGAGAGAAGATAGAACATATTACTTCGTCAGGTGAAAATCAGACTGATTTTattctaaattcaacacaaataaaagagtttaaaaaagaAGAATTCTCCATTTATGGAAGTCGCTGGAGAGAGACACAAAGGTGAGCTTCTGTATGCGTGTAGGTGTGAATGAAAAACTTAAGAAGTTTAAGTCTGAGGTTCCGTTAAAACATCAACAATCAAACAAGCAAACCATGCCTCTTGCACAGTACTTCAAATTATTTACAATCAGCTACGAAAATCAAAATAGTTAGACCAGTGGAATGGCATTTTGAGCTGACTTTAAGGTCTCTCGGTAGTAAGTAGTAACCACTAACCACACATGGCAAAAGATTCATACAATGCAATGCCAGAGCCTGTATGCTTGAATCGGGTACCACTGGATGCTAAAGACCCCGAAAATCAAGAGTACTAACACACATTCTTATGGTATCAAATTATCCATCCATCTTAGAGCAATCATTCGAGAATAGCTAATTCCTAATATAATTAGGATAAGCAATCTCACTTCGTAAACTCAATTATACTTCCTTATTATCGTGATAAGTTgataacaaataataaattgCAGAGTGAACAACGACAATTCATAATGATACCTAATTACTCAAGCAAGATCTAAACATAATAGGAAATGTTAACAACGCTTTTCACTTCCTCTACTAAGTAAATAGATATTTTTCTGGTTAAATTTGGAATTATATGAAGAAGAGAGGGACTGACCGAGATCGCCGCCGCGCTTGGCAGAGCTGCAATCGGAGAAGCGAGAGGCGATGTCCTCAAACTTGGCTTTGCCAGAAACGATGTCGTCACGGAAGGCCTTTAGCTGAGAGACGGCGCTGTCTCTGGTGGTGTTTTTGATAACCTGGCCTTCTGGATCCTTCCACGACGCCTTGCGCCTCGAACCTTGGTGCTTCACCAGTATGTGCGATGCCCTAACCTCACCTCCATCACCACCGTGTCTGTTGCTAGACAACGACatcttcttcgtcttcttcaGATGCTGCTTATGCTTCTCCTTCTGCTCCGCCGGCACCACCGGAGGCTTCTTCCTCTTCCGATCACACTCTATCTTCGCCGGAATtccagagagagagagaagagatgtGTGAGTGAGAGGGCTCCGAATCAAAATCGGCTTCACGAAAAGGAAAGTAGTGAGGAAGAGATAATGTGTTCCCAATAGAACATGCCTGTTCCCCAATCATAATCGTTCCAACTCCATCGTGCGGTCCATATCTATTGATCTAATGGATCCAGTAAGCTAtattttttaactcttttttttttaccaaaatatgTCTCCCTCTAAACTCTTAAAGTAGTAAGATAGCAAGAATGTTATTTACGCTCTAAAATTAATAATCTTAAATACATCGATAATCTAATAAAAGCAACTAAGTAAGCCATTAAATcgatataaaaaaaaaattttattgaatttttttaattttttattgtttaacaaatttttaataataaaaataaaattctaaaaaaattaaaaaaatatttttttaaaaaaattataatttacatcttttttaaataatttttttaaaaaatatattttttacataataaataaataaaaaatattttattttattttatctaaatataattaataaataaataattcttttatataaaatatctaaacataaaattatttgtaaaaaatcttataaaaaaatattatttaatttttttttaaaaaaataacatccaAACAAACTTTAAATATTATCTCTTTTCAGCGAATAAGAACAAGTAAGATATAGTAAAATATTATATAGGtagtattatttttgtttccCTGCTTAAACAGATTCTAATATTATCCTCTTGCActatattattcatatattaagTCAGATCTTAGTATTATTCTCTTAAGATTATATTATCCATATattaagtcaagtggataattTTTCAGAGCACTAATATACTCTTACTATACAATAATACATTAGAGTAACTACTTATACGTGTATACATTTAAAATGTCcaaattgatttaaaatatacaaaatttaaaatttagactaaataaaatcaacaataattattcaaatttctCACTTGAAACCATTGACACCAACTAATTCTGATTCTCATTCACCCAAAGCTGTAACTCCTCACTTTTCGCTAGACACTAGTTCCGTGGGGAAGAGACGATCTGATTCTAAATTCAATGGCATATCCTCTAAAGGTCGTGGGAATAGCagaggttggaatagaatccctggTGAGACTTAACTCTGGCTTCTGCCTTGGGAGTGCTCTAGCCTtctcttttataaaattttcttAAGATTCATAGAATATCACAGAAGCAATAACAACCAGACAAAAACAAACCTAAACCAATAATAAACAGTATACcaaagaaatagaaaagataagaatatTTATGGAATCCTAAACTTGAGAATCTGGTGCAGCAATTTTGTTCTTTTGAGCAGAGGACTT
The genomic region above belongs to Arachis stenosperma cultivar V10309 chromosome 5, arast.V10309.gnm1.PFL2, whole genome shotgun sequence and contains:
- the LOC130979188 gene encoding peptidyl-prolyl cis-trans isomerase Pin1-like; translation: MSLSSNRHGGDGGEVRASHILVKHQGSRRKASWKDPEGQVIKNTTRDSAVSQLKAFRDDIVSGKAKFEDIASRFSDCSSAKRGGDLGPFGRGQMQKPFEEATYALKVGEISDIVDTDSGVHIIMRTG